In candidate division KSB1 bacterium, the following proteins share a genomic window:
- a CDS encoding adenylosuccinate synthase, translated as MVTVVVGAQWGDEGKGKIVDYLAEDADIVARYQGGANAGHTVVHAGKKYVFHLLPAGVLRPATTCVIGAGVVVDPVALCAEIEQIEAAGISLKDRLFVSHQAHLIMPYHKQLDQVIEASPERTKIGTTGRGIGPAYVDKVARVGIRIVDLLDRESLRRKIIDNVREKNLLLARVYGGAELEVDRIVDEYLAFDEKIDPYVKDVSVYLNDAIRDGKRLILEGAQGSLLDVDMGTYPFVTSSNPAAGGACTGLGIGPRKIDRVLGIIKAYTTRVGEGPFPTELSETDSHVNLRERGEEYGATTGRPRRCGWFDGVVARFSARINSVDSWAITKLDVLTGIDPLRVCIAYRDDSRIYKNFPSDSRVLSQLEPVYEALPGWTEPLDTVRSWHDLPPQARGYLEFIQQFTETPVSIVSVGVSREQTIVK; from the coding sequence ATGGTAACGGTGGTCGTCGGTGCGCAGTGGGGTGATGAAGGCAAGGGCAAGATTGTAGATTATCTCGCCGAGGACGCGGATATCGTCGCCCGCTATCAGGGCGGGGCGAACGCCGGCCACACGGTAGTGCATGCCGGGAAGAAATATGTCTTCCATCTGCTCCCCGCCGGAGTCCTGCGTCCGGCCACGACCTGTGTGATCGGAGCGGGAGTCGTTGTCGATCCGGTCGCCCTGTGCGCAGAGATCGAGCAGATCGAAGCGGCCGGCATCTCACTCAAGGATCGCCTGTTTGTGAGTCATCAGGCTCACCTCATCATGCCGTATCACAAGCAACTCGATCAGGTGATTGAAGCCTCGCCCGAACGCACGAAGATCGGCACGACCGGCCGCGGCATCGGCCCGGCCTACGTGGACAAGGTCGCCCGCGTGGGGATTCGCATCGTGGATTTGCTGGACCGCGAATCGCTGCGCCGCAAGATCATCGACAATGTGCGGGAGAAAAACCTCCTGCTGGCGCGCGTGTACGGCGGTGCCGAACTCGAGGTGGATCGGATTGTCGATGAGTATCTGGCATTTGACGAGAAGATCGATCCCTACGTAAAGGATGTCTCGGTCTATTTGAATGACGCGATCCGCGACGGCAAGCGGCTGATTCTCGAAGGCGCGCAAGGCTCCTTGCTCGACGTAGATATGGGCACGTATCCGTTCGTCACGTCTTCCAATCCGGCGGCCGGCGGCGCCTGTACGGGTCTCGGGATCGGGCCACGCAAGATTGATCGCGTCCTCGGGATCATCAAGGCCTACACGACGCGCGTGGGCGAAGGCCCCTTTCCCACCGAGCTTTCAGAAACCGACAGCCACGTGAATCTCCGCGAGCGCGGCGAGGAATACGGCGCAACAACGGGGCGGCCGCGGCGCTGCGGCTGGTTTGACGGCGTCGTGGCACGGTTCTCCGCGCGGATCAACAGCGTGGACTCTTGGGCGATTACCAAGCTTGACGTGCTGACCGGCATCGACCCACTCCGCGTGTGCATCGCCTATCGGGATGACTCGCGCATCTACAAGAACTTTCCGTCCGATAGCCGCGTGCTCAGCCAATTGGAACCGGTTTACGAGGCCCTGCCGGGCTGGACGGAGCCGCTGGACACGGTGCGGTCGTGGCACGACCTGCCGCCGCAGGCCCGCGGCTACCTCGAGTTTATCCAGCAGTTCACGGAGACGCCGGTGTCGATTGTCTCCGTCGGCGTGTCCCGGGAACAGACCATTGTCAAGTAG
- the secF gene encoding protein translocase subunit SecF — protein sequence MPQFFHNANYKFVVHRYRTATISGVVILAGIIAMIIRGPNWSVDFRGGLDMTVRFAQPLSESQVRDAFGGIEIGEVKTIGRLGQQSDILIRTKVTENSDATQKQIKERLDRTFPGNPVEIRNVSMVGPRVGRELRNSAILSGIIAVGLLLIYISWRFRFEFAIGGIIALVHNVGVTLAFLVFFNYELSLAVLAAFLTLIGYSINDTIVVFDRIRENMKKLRNMSMGEIMDLSINETLSRSVITSVTVFLTTLVLYVFGGEVLRGFAFVMLVGVIASAYATVFVSAPVVVEWAEKAVLKGKKR from the coding sequence ATGCCACAGTTTTTCCACAACGCCAATTACAAGTTCGTTGTTCATCGTTATCGTACGGCGACGATTTCCGGAGTGGTGATCCTGGCGGGCATCATCGCGATGATCATCCGCGGGCCGAATTGGTCCGTGGACTTTCGCGGCGGCCTGGACATGACCGTCCGGTTCGCGCAGCCGCTGAGTGAGAGTCAGGTTCGTGACGCCTTCGGCGGCATCGAAATCGGCGAGGTCAAGACCATCGGCCGGCTCGGCCAGCAGTCGGACATCCTGATCCGGACCAAGGTCACCGAAAACAGCGACGCCACGCAAAAGCAGATCAAGGAGCGGTTGGATCGGACCTTTCCGGGCAACCCGGTCGAGATTCGCAACGTGTCGATGGTCGGTCCGCGTGTCGGTCGCGAACTGCGCAACTCGGCGATTCTTTCCGGCATCATTGCGGTTGGCCTGCTCCTGATCTACATCTCCTGGCGGTTCCGCTTCGAGTTCGCGATCGGCGGCATCATTGCGCTCGTCCACAACGTCGGCGTGACGCTGGCCTTCCTCGTCTTTTTCAATTATGAACTCTCGCTGGCGGTGCTGGCCGCGTTTCTGACGCTTATTGGCTACTCGATCAATGACACGATTGTCGTCTTTGACCGCATTCGCGAAAACATGAAGAAGCTGCGGAACATGTCGATGGGCGAGATCATGGACCTTTCGATCAATGAGACGCTGTCGCGTTCGGTCATTACGTCGGTCACGGTGTTTCTGACGACGCTGGTGCTGTACGTCTTCGGCGGCGAGGTGCTGCGCGGCTTCGCGTTCGTCATGTTGGTCGGCGTGATTGCTTCGGCGTATGCTACGGTGTTCGTGTCGGCGCCGGTTGTGGTCGAATGGGCCGAGAAGGCCGTTTTAAAGGGTAAGAAACGCTGA
- the secD gene encoding protein translocase subunit SecD, with translation MKSIRSRIIVLVVLLGLGGYYLYPTVKYENMSNQESVLLTKLSETSGIPLARLGTDIYRDDVDLKSEIESGNLDALTKEEAVKQLEYLRGDFYTDIKYYRPKAIKRGLDLQGGMYLVLEVDLVQMLDNSAKGKDEVYDRMLSALRTRARESDIDVLETLHALAVREKASLSRYWGEAGQTDDAIITDLTTQADDAVDRSLEILRNRIDQFGVSEPSISKLGTRRIALELPGVKDPVRARELVGRTAQLDFKILVDAERARDILTKLDQGILARQKGEAPVEPLAADSAAVKADTSKHAQTDTSKIRTDSVKLADSLAAAALDSAAQDTSAAAHPLLSLFVGGAQDILVEASNKSRVVRLLSAKEYQRLIPTDVAFYWSSKSQIQGTEGNEYWILYLVKKQAELTGATISDANSSIGSGYEPDQAGKPIVQMEFNREGSRIFSRVTGANVGKRLGIVLDDKVYMAPNIRDKISGGSAVITGLDDMAEARDIAIVLRAGALPAPVSIAEERTVGPSLGEESVGAGQLCLSISFLAVILFMVWYYRASGLIADLAMIFNVFLLMGALAMFQFTLTMPGIAGIILTIGMAVDANVLIFERIREELRAGKTVRVAIDTGFNRALLTIIDSNTTTAIAGVVLLIYGTGAIKGFALTLTVGIVINMFTAIFLTRLVYDAFTQGRQLKTLSV, from the coding sequence ATGAAATCCATTCGTTCACGAATCATCGTTCTGGTCGTCCTGCTTGGCCTCGGCGGGTATTACCTCTATCCCACCGTCAAGTACGAGAACATGTCCAACCAAGAGTCGGTGCTCCTGACCAAGCTGTCGGAGACGTCGGGGATTCCTCTGGCTCGCTTGGGAACGGACATCTACCGTGACGACGTTGACCTGAAATCCGAGATCGAGAGCGGCAATCTCGATGCGCTGACCAAGGAAGAAGCGGTTAAGCAGCTCGAGTACCTCCGCGGGGACTTCTACACGGATATCAAGTACTATCGTCCGAAAGCCATCAAGCGCGGTCTGGACCTGCAAGGGGGTATGTACCTCGTGCTCGAGGTTGACCTTGTGCAGATGTTAGACAATAGCGCCAAGGGCAAGGACGAGGTTTACGACCGCATGCTTTCCGCGCTGCGCACTCGCGCGCGGGAATCGGATATCGACGTTCTGGAGACCTTGCACGCCCTGGCGGTCCGCGAGAAGGCCTCGCTGAGTCGCTATTGGGGCGAGGCCGGTCAAACCGATGATGCGATCATCACGGATTTGACGACACAAGCGGACGACGCGGTGGATCGATCGCTCGAGATTCTGCGGAATCGTATTGACCAGTTCGGCGTCTCGGAGCCGTCCATCTCCAAGCTGGGCACGCGCCGGATCGCACTCGAGCTTCCCGGCGTGAAAGATCCCGTCCGGGCCCGCGAACTTGTCGGACGCACGGCTCAGCTTGATTTCAAGATCCTCGTGGATGCGGAGCGCGCCCGTGACATTCTAACCAAGCTCGATCAAGGTATTCTCGCGCGGCAGAAGGGTGAGGCTCCCGTGGAGCCGCTTGCCGCCGACAGCGCCGCGGTCAAGGCCGATACGTCGAAGCACGCGCAGACCGATACCTCGAAAATCAGGACGGATAGCGTCAAGCTGGCGGATTCGCTCGCGGCTGCGGCCCTCGATTCGGCGGCCCAGGACACATCGGCCGCGGCCCACCCGTTACTGTCGCTCTTTGTTGGCGGCGCGCAGGACATCTTGGTCGAGGCCTCCAATAAGAGCCGCGTCGTACGTCTGCTCTCGGCCAAGGAATACCAGCGCTTGATTCCCACCGATGTGGCGTTCTATTGGTCGAGCAAGTCGCAGATTCAGGGCACCGAAGGCAACGAGTACTGGATACTCTATCTGGTCAAGAAGCAGGCCGAACTGACCGGGGCCACGATCAGCGATGCCAATTCGTCGATCGGCTCGGGCTACGAGCCGGATCAGGCCGGTAAGCCGATCGTACAAATGGAGTTTAATCGCGAGGGTTCACGGATCTTCTCCCGCGTCACCGGCGCGAACGTCGGCAAGCGGCTGGGCATTGTGCTGGACGACAAGGTTTATATGGCGCCGAATATCCGCGACAAGATCTCCGGCGGCTCGGCGGTCATCACCGGATTGGACGACATGGCTGAAGCTCGCGATATCGCGATTGTGCTGCGCGCCGGCGCTCTGCCCGCGCCGGTCTCGATCGCTGAGGAGCGCACGGTCGGCCCGTCGCTGGGTGAAGAGTCGGTCGGGGCCGGGCAGCTTTGCTTGAGTATCTCGTTCCTCGCCGTCATTCTGTTCATGGTCTGGTATTATCGCGCCTCGGGCCTGATCGCGGATCTCGCGATGATCTTCAACGTCTTCTTGCTGATGGGCGCATTGGCGATGTTCCAGTTCACGCTGACGATGCCGGGAATCGCGGGCATCATCCTGACGATCGGTATGGCCGTGGACGCCAACGTGCTGATCTTCGAGCGCATCCGGGAAGAGTTGCGCGCGGGCAAGACCGTACGCGTGGCGATTGACACCGGCTTTAATCGCGCCTTGCTGACGATTATCGATTCCAATACGACGACGGCCATTGCCGGTGTCGTACTGCTGATTTACGGTACCGGAGCAATCAAGGGCTTCGCCTTGACGCTCACGGTTGGTATTGTCATTAACATGTTCACGGCGATCTTCCTGACGAGGCTCGTGTACGACGCCTTCACTCAGGGTCGCCAACTCAAGACATTGAGCGTCTGA
- a CDS encoding RluA family pseudouridine synthase, translating to MTSLPDHPPQPFRLTTAPGQQRLRIDRFLQQALPAISRHKVHELIESGLVLINGKPPKKSQRIGPSETVEIFFRDQAVHDILPEPIPLDIRYEDDVLLVVNKPQGMVTHPAHGHFSGTLVNALLHHFGQAHASGSVRPGIVHRLDKGTSGLLVVAKHEQVHRRLTEQFAARTVKREYMALVWGRFKSNVGEIDAPLGRHPGDRKRFAVVRRGGKEAVTTYKVEETYRDITLLTLRLRTGRTHQIRAHLEHEGHPLFGDGTYGGRQKRINNMAGSRTHFYEQLLMEMPDVALHARSLGFVHPITKESLEWSQDPPSNFTKILNLLREDAHKNLDIGE from the coding sequence ATGACCTCGCTCCCGGATCATCCGCCGCAACCGTTTCGTCTGACGACGGCACCCGGTCAGCAACGTCTGCGGATTGACCGCTTCCTGCAGCAGGCGCTACCTGCAATCTCCCGCCACAAAGTCCACGAACTGATCGAATCGGGGTTGGTGCTGATAAACGGCAAACCGCCCAAGAAGTCGCAGCGGATCGGTCCCTCCGAGACGGTGGAAATCTTTTTTCGCGATCAGGCCGTGCACGACATCCTCCCGGAACCGATTCCGCTGGATATTCGCTATGAAGATGACGTGCTGCTCGTGGTGAACAAGCCGCAGGGCATGGTCACTCATCCGGCGCACGGCCATTTTTCCGGCACGCTGGTCAATGCGCTGCTCCATCATTTCGGCCAGGCGCACGCGTCCGGCTCGGTCCGTCCGGGCATCGTGCATCGGCTCGACAAGGGCACGTCAGGCTTGCTCGTGGTAGCCAAGCACGAGCAGGTTCATCGCCGCCTGACGGAGCAGTTTGCCGCCCGCACCGTCAAGCGTGAGTATATGGCTCTGGTGTGGGGCCGTTTCAAGTCGAACGTGGGCGAGATCGACGCTCCATTAGGCCGACACCCCGGTGACCGCAAGCGCTTCGCCGTGGTTCGTCGCGGAGGCAAGGAGGCCGTGACCACTTACAAGGTCGAAGAGACCTATCGCGACATTACCTTATTGACCTTGCGGCTCAGAACGGGGCGGACACATCAGATTCGTGCGCATCTGGAGCATGAAGGTCATCCCCTGTTCGGCGACGGCACTTACGGTGGCAGGCAGAAGCGAATCAACAACATGGCCGGGTCACGGACACACTTCTATGAGCAGTTACTGATGGAAATGCCCGATGTTGCACTTCACGCGCGCTCACTGGGGTTTGTGCATCCGATCACAAAGGAATCTCTGGAATGGTCCCAAGACCCGCCCTCCAATTTCACTAAGATACTGAATTTATTGCGTGAAGATGCTCACAAAAACCTTGACATTGGTGAATAA
- the lspA gene encoding signal peptidase II, with protein sequence MSGKPALWPWFGGAAFLIAFDQWTKYLIRSSFQVGESISLIGEDLIRLTYVLNPGVAFGLPVPSRTLLLIFGWTAAAALAVYLSILIRRRDALRWPILLFFSGAIGNSIDRTLYGEVTDFLDADFPDFIMDRWPVFNVADSCVTVGVLLVALLVLFDRRPAHSPSPHDLAPGSSAATVSSDDGTRSATSAD encoded by the coding sequence ATGAGCGGTAAGCCGGCCCTCTGGCCGTGGTTCGGCGGTGCGGCGTTCCTGATCGCTTTTGATCAATGGACGAAATACCTGATCCGCTCGAGTTTTCAGGTCGGCGAGTCGATCTCGCTGATCGGTGAAGATCTGATACGACTTACCTATGTGTTGAACCCCGGCGTGGCCTTCGGTCTGCCGGTTCCCTCCCGTACACTGCTGTTGATCTTCGGGTGGACCGCCGCGGCAGCGCTGGCGGTTTACTTGTCTATCTTGATCCGTCGTCGCGACGCTTTGCGCTGGCCGATCCTGCTCTTCTTCTCCGGCGCGATTGGTAACTCGATCGATCGTACGCTGTACGGTGAGGTCACGGATTTCCTCGACGCCGACTTTCCGGACTTCATCATGGACCGTTGGCCTGTGTTTAACGTCGCGGACTCGTGCGTAACCGTTGGTGTGCTGTTGGTTGCGCTCCTGGTGTTGTTTGATCGAAGACCCGCCCATTCCCCCTCCCCGCATGACCTCGCTCCCGGATCATCCGCCGCAACCGTTTCGTCTGACGACGGCACCCGGTCAGCAACGTCTGCGGATTGA
- a CDS encoding TraR/DksA C4-type zinc finger protein produces the protein MSTNKTNPAKPRESKSKATEKAKWPAGEKPALYAPEWKEYFREIIIQKRKEILRELSYLRETSMETTTDQYSGDNSTYSYHMADQGTDAQEREKAFMFASREGKMLRLLEGAIERIDNGTYGYCQETAAPIEFKRLEAIPHARLCIAAKKRNEEENSGRE, from the coding sequence ATGAGCACGAACAAGACGAATCCGGCCAAGCCGCGCGAGTCGAAGTCCAAGGCGACCGAGAAGGCGAAGTGGCCGGCTGGCGAGAAGCCGGCGCTGTACGCGCCGGAATGGAAAGAGTACTTCCGCGAGATCATCATTCAGAAGCGCAAGGAGATTCTGCGCGAGCTGAGCTACCTGCGCGAGACCTCGATGGAGACGACGACCGACCAGTACTCCGGCGACAACTCCACCTACAGCTATCACATGGCTGATCAGGGCACGGATGCGCAGGAGCGCGAGAAGGCGTTCATGTTCGCGAGTCGCGAAGGCAAGATGCTGCGCCTCCTCGAAGGCGCGATCGAGCGCATCGACAACGGAACGTACGGCTACTGCCAGGAAACCGCGGCGCCGATCGAGTTCAAGCGACTTGAAGCGATTCCGCACGCTCGGCTCTGCATCGCGGCGAAAAAGCGCAACGAAGAAGAAAACAGCGGACGCGAATGA